A region of the Nitrospirota bacterium genome:
GCCCAGTTGTGCCTCCTTTTTGGAGCCGATGACCTGGATGGCACAGTTGTAGAGGAAAAGATTACCCATTCAGCAGGTGCAATCTCAGAGAAGGCCATTTCAAAAGATGAATTGATAAATCTCATAGAAAAGGCGGGCAAGGTGCCTGTTGAGAGGGACTCGTTTTATAAAGAGGTTCGGTACGAATCTTCGATGAGAAAATGAAAAGAATCCATAGAGAAGAAGGCTTACGATTGCTTAAAGAGGCA
Encoded here:
- a CDS encoding aminofutalosine synthase MqnE, with amino-acid sequence AQLCLLFGADDLDGTVVEEKITHSAGAISEKAISKDELINLIEKAGKVPVERDSFYKEVRYESSMRK